The Medicago truncatula cultivar Jemalong A17 chromosome 4, MtrunA17r5.0-ANR, whole genome shotgun sequence genome includes a region encoding these proteins:
- the LOC25493493 gene encoding cyclin-D3-2, translating into MSQPQSPSFLCEEPNTFEDESLTDSETITNDPSATKLQSLSILFNNDMFWEDDEVLSLIMKEKETHLINDDFVIDGSLNESRVEGVNWVSRVCAHYGFSTLTTVLAVNYFDRFVTSLKFQKDKPWMTQLTAVACLSLAAKMEETHVPLLLDFQVEESRFVFEAKTIQRMELLVLSTLKWRMLPVTPISFFEHIVRRLGLKSRLHWEFMWRCEKVLLHVIVDSRVMMSYLPSTLAAATMIHVIKEIEPFNATEYIEQLLGLLKISEEQVNQCYKLMLKLLVCDDGIYSLHQKRKRVSEPSSPGGVIDASFSCDSSNDSWTAASSVSLSLQPMFKRSKAQDQQMRLPSVNRVSIDVLHSPR; encoded by the exons ATGTCTCAACCTCAATCTCCTTCCTTTCTCTGTGAAGAACCAAACACCTTCGAAGATGAATCCCTCACCGATTCAGAAACCATTACCAACGACCCATCTGCTACAAAGCTTCAATCTTTATCGATTTTGTTCAACAATGATATGTTTTGGGAAGACGATGAAGTTCTTTCTTTAAtcatgaaagagaaagaaacccatttgattaatgatgattttgttattgatgGATCTTTGAATGAGTCTCGTGTTGAAGGTGTCAATTGGGTTTCTAGAGTTTGTGCTCATTATGGGTTTTCTACTTTGACCACTGTTCTTGCTGTCAACTACTTTGATAGATTCGTTACTAGTTTGAAGTTTCAAAAGGATAAGCCTTGGATGACTCAGCTCACTGCTGTTGCTTGTTTGTCTCTTGCTGCTAAAATGGAAGAAACCCATGTGCCACTTCTTTTGGATTTTCAA gttgAGGAATCTAGATTTGTGTTTGAAGCTAAAACTATACAAAGAATGGAGCTTTTGGTGTTATCTACATTGAAATGGAGGATGCTTCCGGTGACACCAATTTCATTCTTTGAACACATTGTTAGAAGACTTGGTTTGAAGAGCCGTTTGCATTGGGAGTTTATGTGGCGTTGTGAGAAGGTTCTTCTTCATGTCATTGTTG ATTCAAGGGTTATGATGAGTTATCTTCCTTCTACATTGGCTGCTGCTACAATGATCCATGTAATTAAAGAGATTGAACCATTTAATGCAACCGAGTACATTGAACAACTCTTGGGTTTACTAAAGATTAGTGAG GAACAAGTGAATCAGTGCTACAAACTTATGCTGAAGTTATTAGTTTGCGATGATGGCATTTACAGTCTTCACCAAAAACGTAAGCGTGTATCTGAACCAAGTAGTCCGGGTGGTGTCATTGACGCATCTTTCAGTTGTGATAGCTCAAATGATTCATGGACTGCGGCATCGTCGGTTTCGCTCTCACTGCAGCCGATGTTCAAGAGGAGCAAAGCTCAAGACCAGCAGATGCGATTGCCTTCGGTTAATCGTGTGTCTATTGATGTTCTTCATAGCCCTCGttaa